The genomic interval ACACTTTTCATAATAGATGGTGATATATATGCTTCAATCCCTCCTGCCACTACTATAAATACTAGTGAAAAAACAAGAGAAAATATGTAACGCATAATCACCGGCTTTAACGGTGTGCGAATTTGTTTTAAAAAAATACGACTAATCATTTTCATCGATAACGACACAGCTAACACACTAATAATAATAAAAACAGGTACAAGAAAAATATTTTGCGGCAAAATGGAAACAAAGGATAATAAAAATCCACTCCATCCCATTTGATTGACTAAAAAACCAACTGTAAAGCCCACGACCATGCCTTTTAAAAATAATAAAATTAAAATGACTGGTAAACCAATAATCGAAATACCTAAAATCCAAATGAAACTGATATATCTTAAGTTATGAAGCACACTTTGTTGAAACATTTCATGTGTAGCTGCGATTTGCCCATCTGAAACTTGTCCAAAAAATTGCGATAAATAATAGAACAAATCTTCTTTTTGTGTAAAGCTTAAACTATTCACAAGCACGGCTCCAAAAATAACCCCCATTAAAAAGAGGACAGTAATAAATACGTATAGTGAGGAATGTTCAGTAATATGATGGATTACGGCATTTTGTACGGCAGATCGTTTTTTCATTTTTCATCCTCCCAACTCCACTTACTAGAATCTATGTGAGTTGTTTGGATTTATGCGTTACATTTTAACTTTCCCGTATTTGCCGCCTCCACCTACTTCAAAAGACAAATTCCCATTTCTAGCTAAATCAATATAATGAGCTAGCTTGTCGGGAACAACCTCGACTAATTCCTCTATCGCTACTCGGTGTAAAATATTCATTTCTGTCCCAAACGCCTGAAGCAATCGCTCCAATGATTTTGGCCCGAGGCCTGGAATAAAATCGAGTGGTACTTGATGAATATAAGGCGGGCGTGGTCGATGATGTTCAATTTTACTAGATAGCTCTTTAATTCTCGTTGAAACTCCCTTGATAATCTGTTTGCTGTGACATATTGGACAAGATGTTTCTCCGGCATTCACCTTTTGATAGCATTCTCCACAAACCGTTTCATGATATTTGCCAAGCAGCGGATTCAAGCCATAATTCGCAACGATAGCTCGCCCCTCTACTTCTTGCAATGCTTTTTTCAATTCTAAAAAGCTCGCTTCTTCTAATCGAAGCTTTTGATATTCACG from Peribacillus asahii carries:
- the spoIIM gene encoding stage II sporulation protein M, with translation MKKRSAVQNAVIHHITEHSSLYVFITVLFLMGVIFGAVLVNSLSFTQKEDLFYYLSQFFGQVSDGQIAATHEMFQQSVLHNLRYISFIWILGISIIGLPVILILLFLKGMVVGFTVGFLVNQMGWSGFLLSFVSILPQNIFLVPVFIIISVLAVSLSMKMISRIFLKQIRTPLKPVIMRYIFSLVFSLVFIVVAGGIEAYISPSIMKSVVSLLAE